A window of Lytechinus pictus isolate F3 Inbred chromosome 7, Lp3.0, whole genome shotgun sequence contains these coding sequences:
- the LOC129265202 gene encoding uncharacterized protein LOC129265202 isoform X1: MELGKFFVLVLACILLVSGNADAKFKRGEISTEQDMAFLGQFYFQNREDNILNFTITYPADQCCYRLVIFDESYGQWGSIRPNEDRLTCRGKIDKVKDLEYKIKLTGLDPTCQLITDDIGFKWLVCQDTITFESRQRPQHYFVQLANCRSNRKGLRNVSYTLHMTNGKDGLWTEFAENQKFMMETDLAFFLGYVAMTIVATRFRYVLSLRKLLHLTYRLFYSSLFFKTVCLLLLNIDLSRFARTGLEMTKMQDAAEVFSWLSTVFFVCVLLLVSKGFSITRAQISLPGTVKTVCFCFIYLTFYTIVFFDQRVLLDPQDTITSMTSLSASGLIGLKFTGAIIFVYGCMVTIKNHPRKVPFYLPFAIFFSVWFVAEPTYRLLSLYVYPVLKSPNIWNGIDLALSFAGHAYFLYLTRPDRLNKLFPFHLRAGKVSFRDIDENVEDLYAPSKDFYFVFQTGKKSNTRTGPALTIPEEPQHFETPVVAFNAPSEECLAVLPRPSLPDIPTVSATVDLSYRTPSPVIPTVSGTVQKQTPATSSVFVSMPSVMARQSFKITPAGSPTCKVRMEQIHEEDRTAVEISTASVPNGGFFVFCVQKQPDTGTSLVYDSISKEHKDTLQSDEKLVAPKGGYSIFSVNKRPDTPSSSKNTGMDVTDQTQTNSVNKKQSSGKNACNFLPRITPSIESTLSSSSYTIKGSDSDAKLANFPLENLPATCKPYQHQEPLKTKARYESVYDAGSDDKVNETLAGENPKQMAIRSVDDSVFQPKDTDETECYSQVNGGTKVRLISVRPAQHANSPLMTNGESDSDSEVPEIQSQNNSGTPNVRLIQVKPANDPYVKIATTRQSRPADQALEKKSSTKECNNTVSSARFITVKSVHEPLPTLANRVSAALVQKALDATNETVPEIKSVSDDITISQPESSSLATNDVLQIKNLGPVVDSQTSPWSNQRAKSPTTDKEKFLMKISSI, encoded by the exons ATGGAACTTGGAAAATTCTTCGTGCTGGTTTTGGCCTGCATTTTGCTCGTTTCGGGCAATGCAGATGCCAAATTCAAACGCGGAGAAATCTCTACGGAACAG GATATGGCCTTCCTTGGGcaattttatttccaaaacagGGAAGACAACATCCTAAACTTCACTATCACATACCCCGCT GACCAATGCTGCTATCGACTCGTCATCTTTGATGAAAGCTATGGACAGTGGGGAAGTATACGACCGAACGAAGATAGACTg ACCTGTCGGGGTAAAATCGATAAGGTGAAGGATCttgaatataaaattaaatTGACTGGCCTTGATCCTACTTGTCAGTTGATCACTGATGACATTGGTTTCAAA TGGCTTGTTTGTCAAGATACCATCACCTTCGAATCCCGACAGCGACCACAGCACTACTTCGTTCAGTTGGCAAATTGTAGGAGTAATCGAAAGGGGTTAAGGAACGTCTCGTACACCTTACATATGACCAATGGGAAAGATGGACTCTGGACGGAATTTGCAGAGAACCAGAAGT TCATGATGGAGACTGACTTGGCCTTCTTTCTTGGATACGTGGCGATGACTATCGTGGCTACTCGATTCAGAT ACGTCTTGTCGCTGAGGAAACTACTGCACCTAACCTATCGGTTATTCTACAGCAGTCTGTTCTTCAAGACAGTGTGTCTTCTACTCCTAAACATCGATTTATCGAGGTTTGCCCGGACCGGACTTGAAATGACTAAGATGCAAGACGCTG ctgagGTTTTCTCGTGGCTGTCTACGGTTTTCTTTGTGTGTGTTCTGCTGCTTGTGTCAAAGGGGTTCTCTATCACCAG agCTCAGATAAGCCTACCTGGAACAGTGAAGACGGTATGTTTTTGTTTCATCTACTTGACATTCTACACAATCGTCTTCTTTGACCAACGTGTGCTCCTGGACCCCCAAGACACCATTACTAGTATGACGTCACTATCAGCAAGCGGTTTGATTGGCTTAAAGTTTACAG GCGCTATCATATTCGTATACGGCTGTATGGTAACAATCAAGAACCACCCAAGAAAGGTGCCCTTCTATTTACCATTCGCTATCTTCTTTAGTGTTTGGTTTGTAGCTGAGCCTACCTATCGACTTTTATCCTTGTACGTCTACCCAGTTCTGAAAAG TCCGAATATCTGGAATGGGATTGACCTGGCTTTGTCTTTTGCTGGACATGCATATTTCCTGTATTTAACGCGACCGGACCGTCTAAATAAATTGTTCCCTTTCCATCTGCGAGCAGGCAAG GTTTCTTTCCGTGATATCGATGAGAACGTAGAAGATCTCTATGCTCCTTCGAAGGACTTTTATTTCGTTTTCCAAACTGGAAAGAAATCGAATACCAGAACTGGACCGGCATTGACTATTCCCGAAGAACCCCAGCACTTCGAAACACCTGTG GTGGCTTTCAACGCACCTTCTGAAGAGTGCCTGGCTGTTCTTCCTCGACCATCCTTACCTGACATACCAACCGTGTCTGCTACTGTCGACCTATCGTACCGAACACCTTCACCGGTTATACCAACGGTATCTGGTACTGTCCAGAAACAGACACCTGCAACGTCCTCGGTATTTGTTTCCATGCCTTCCGTAATGGCTAGGCAGTCATTTAAGATCACTCCTGCTGGCTCACCAACCTGTAAGGTACGCATGGAACAAATTCATGAGGAAGACAGGACGGCAGTTGAGATATCCACG GCTTCTGTTCCTAATGGAGGGTTCTTTGTATTTTGCGTCCAGAAACAACCG GACACTGGAACTTCTCTTGTATATGATTCCATCTCAAAGGAACACAAGGATACATTACAATCTGACGAAAAG CTTGTTGCTCCAAAAGGAGGATATTCTATCTTCTCTGTGAACAAGCGACCG GACACACCGTCTTCTTCCAAGAACACTGGCATGGATGTAACGGATCAAACACAGACCAATTCTGTGAACAAG AAGCAATCCAGTGGTAAGAATGCTTGCAACTTCCTGCCAAGGATCACACCATCCATCGAATCCACTTTGTCATCTTCTTCTTACACCATCAAAGGATCCGACTCTGATGCCAAACTGGCCAACTTTCCTCTGGAGAACCTGCCAGCGACTTGCAAACCCTATCAACATCAAGAGCCTCTGAAGACCAAGGCCCGTTATGAATCTGTATATGATGCGGGATCTGATGATAAGGTGAATGAGACCTTGGCTGGTGAGAATCCGAAACAGATGGCCATCAGATCAGTGGATGACTCTGTCTTTCAACCTAAAGACACAGATGAAACCGAATGTTATAGCCAGGTCAACGGCGGCACCAAAGTGAGGCTAATTAGCGTGCGACCAGCTCAACATGCCAACTCGCCGTTAATGACCAATGGAGAATCCGATTCTGATTCTGAGGTACCTGAGATCCAAAGCCAGAATAACAGCGGCACTCCAAATGTGAGGTTAATTCAAGTAAAACCGGCCAACGACCCATACGTGAAGATCGCTACTACCAGGCAATCTAGACCTGCCGATCAAGCTTTGGAGAAGAAGAGTTCAACTAAGGAATGCAACAACACCGTCAGCAGTGCACGCTTCATCACCGTAAAATCAGTGCACGAGCCTCTGCCAACCTTGGCTAATCGTGTATCTGCTGCTCTAGTCCAGAAAGCCCTTGATGCTACGAATGAGACCGTCCCAGAAATAAAATCAGTTTCTGACGATATTACAATCTCCCAGCCAGAGTCTTCTTCCTTGGCAACGAATGACGTGCTCCAGATCAAGAATCTCGGACCTGTTGTAGATTCTCAAACGAGCCCCTGGAGCAATCAAAGAGCCAAGTCACCAACAACGGACAAGGAAAAGTTTCTGATGAAAATTTCCTCAATCTAG
- the LOC129265202 gene encoding uncharacterized protein LOC129265202 isoform X2 has protein sequence MELGKFFVLVLACILLVSGNADAKFKRGEISTEQDMAFLGQFYFQNREDNILNFTITYPADQCCYRLVIFDESYGQWGSIRPNEDRLTCRGKIDKVKDLEYKIKLTGLDPTCQLITDDIGFKWLVCQDTITFESRQRPQHYFVQLANCRSNRKGLRNVSYTLHMTNGKDGLWTEFAENQKFMMETDLAFFLGYVAMTIVATRFRYVLSLRKLLHLTYRLFYSSLFFKTVCLLLLNIDLSRFARTGLEMTKMQDAAEVFSWLSTVFFVCVLLLVSKGFSITRAQISLPGTVKTVCFCFIYLTFYTIVFFDQRVLLDPQDTITSMTSLSASGLIGLKFTGAIIFVYGCMVTIKNHPRKVPFYLPFAIFFSVWFVAEPTYRLLSLYVYPVLKSPNIWNGIDLALSFAGHAYFLYLTRPDRLNKLFPFHLRAGKVSFRDIDENVEDLYAPSKDFYFVFQTGKKSNTRTGPALTIPEEPQHFETPVVAFNAPSEECLAVLPRPSLPDIPTVSATVDLSYRTPSPVIPTVSGTVQKQTPATSSVFVSMPSVMARQSFKITPAGSPTCKVRMEQIHEEDRTAVEISTASVPNGGFFVFCVQKQPLVAPKGGYSIFSVNKRPDTPSSSKNTGMDVTDQTQTNSVNKKQSSGKNACNFLPRITPSIESTLSSSSYTIKGSDSDAKLANFPLENLPATCKPYQHQEPLKTKARYESVYDAGSDDKVNETLAGENPKQMAIRSVDDSVFQPKDTDETECYSQVNGGTKVRLISVRPAQHANSPLMTNGESDSDSEVPEIQSQNNSGTPNVRLIQVKPANDPYVKIATTRQSRPADQALEKKSSTKECNNTVSSARFITVKSVHEPLPTLANRVSAALVQKALDATNETVPEIKSVSDDITISQPESSSLATNDVLQIKNLGPVVDSQTSPWSNQRAKSPTTDKEKFLMKISSI, from the exons ATGGAACTTGGAAAATTCTTCGTGCTGGTTTTGGCCTGCATTTTGCTCGTTTCGGGCAATGCAGATGCCAAATTCAAACGCGGAGAAATCTCTACGGAACAG GATATGGCCTTCCTTGGGcaattttatttccaaaacagGGAAGACAACATCCTAAACTTCACTATCACATACCCCGCT GACCAATGCTGCTATCGACTCGTCATCTTTGATGAAAGCTATGGACAGTGGGGAAGTATACGACCGAACGAAGATAGACTg ACCTGTCGGGGTAAAATCGATAAGGTGAAGGATCttgaatataaaattaaatTGACTGGCCTTGATCCTACTTGTCAGTTGATCACTGATGACATTGGTTTCAAA TGGCTTGTTTGTCAAGATACCATCACCTTCGAATCCCGACAGCGACCACAGCACTACTTCGTTCAGTTGGCAAATTGTAGGAGTAATCGAAAGGGGTTAAGGAACGTCTCGTACACCTTACATATGACCAATGGGAAAGATGGACTCTGGACGGAATTTGCAGAGAACCAGAAGT TCATGATGGAGACTGACTTGGCCTTCTTTCTTGGATACGTGGCGATGACTATCGTGGCTACTCGATTCAGAT ACGTCTTGTCGCTGAGGAAACTACTGCACCTAACCTATCGGTTATTCTACAGCAGTCTGTTCTTCAAGACAGTGTGTCTTCTACTCCTAAACATCGATTTATCGAGGTTTGCCCGGACCGGACTTGAAATGACTAAGATGCAAGACGCTG ctgagGTTTTCTCGTGGCTGTCTACGGTTTTCTTTGTGTGTGTTCTGCTGCTTGTGTCAAAGGGGTTCTCTATCACCAG agCTCAGATAAGCCTACCTGGAACAGTGAAGACGGTATGTTTTTGTTTCATCTACTTGACATTCTACACAATCGTCTTCTTTGACCAACGTGTGCTCCTGGACCCCCAAGACACCATTACTAGTATGACGTCACTATCAGCAAGCGGTTTGATTGGCTTAAAGTTTACAG GCGCTATCATATTCGTATACGGCTGTATGGTAACAATCAAGAACCACCCAAGAAAGGTGCCCTTCTATTTACCATTCGCTATCTTCTTTAGTGTTTGGTTTGTAGCTGAGCCTACCTATCGACTTTTATCCTTGTACGTCTACCCAGTTCTGAAAAG TCCGAATATCTGGAATGGGATTGACCTGGCTTTGTCTTTTGCTGGACATGCATATTTCCTGTATTTAACGCGACCGGACCGTCTAAATAAATTGTTCCCTTTCCATCTGCGAGCAGGCAAG GTTTCTTTCCGTGATATCGATGAGAACGTAGAAGATCTCTATGCTCCTTCGAAGGACTTTTATTTCGTTTTCCAAACTGGAAAGAAATCGAATACCAGAACTGGACCGGCATTGACTATTCCCGAAGAACCCCAGCACTTCGAAACACCTGTG GTGGCTTTCAACGCACCTTCTGAAGAGTGCCTGGCTGTTCTTCCTCGACCATCCTTACCTGACATACCAACCGTGTCTGCTACTGTCGACCTATCGTACCGAACACCTTCACCGGTTATACCAACGGTATCTGGTACTGTCCAGAAACAGACACCTGCAACGTCCTCGGTATTTGTTTCCATGCCTTCCGTAATGGCTAGGCAGTCATTTAAGATCACTCCTGCTGGCTCACCAACCTGTAAGGTACGCATGGAACAAATTCATGAGGAAGACAGGACGGCAGTTGAGATATCCACG GCTTCTGTTCCTAATGGAGGGTTCTTTGTATTTTGCGTCCAGAAACAACCG CTTGTTGCTCCAAAAGGAGGATATTCTATCTTCTCTGTGAACAAGCGACCG GACACACCGTCTTCTTCCAAGAACACTGGCATGGATGTAACGGATCAAACACAGACCAATTCTGTGAACAAG AAGCAATCCAGTGGTAAGAATGCTTGCAACTTCCTGCCAAGGATCACACCATCCATCGAATCCACTTTGTCATCTTCTTCTTACACCATCAAAGGATCCGACTCTGATGCCAAACTGGCCAACTTTCCTCTGGAGAACCTGCCAGCGACTTGCAAACCCTATCAACATCAAGAGCCTCTGAAGACCAAGGCCCGTTATGAATCTGTATATGATGCGGGATCTGATGATAAGGTGAATGAGACCTTGGCTGGTGAGAATCCGAAACAGATGGCCATCAGATCAGTGGATGACTCTGTCTTTCAACCTAAAGACACAGATGAAACCGAATGTTATAGCCAGGTCAACGGCGGCACCAAAGTGAGGCTAATTAGCGTGCGACCAGCTCAACATGCCAACTCGCCGTTAATGACCAATGGAGAATCCGATTCTGATTCTGAGGTACCTGAGATCCAAAGCCAGAATAACAGCGGCACTCCAAATGTGAGGTTAATTCAAGTAAAACCGGCCAACGACCCATACGTGAAGATCGCTACTACCAGGCAATCTAGACCTGCCGATCAAGCTTTGGAGAAGAAGAGTTCAACTAAGGAATGCAACAACACCGTCAGCAGTGCACGCTTCATCACCGTAAAATCAGTGCACGAGCCTCTGCCAACCTTGGCTAATCGTGTATCTGCTGCTCTAGTCCAGAAAGCCCTTGATGCTACGAATGAGACCGTCCCAGAAATAAAATCAGTTTCTGACGATATTACAATCTCCCAGCCAGAGTCTTCTTCCTTGGCAACGAATGACGTGCTCCAGATCAAGAATCTCGGACCTGTTGTAGATTCTCAAACGAGCCCCTGGAGCAATCAAAGAGCCAAGTCACCAACAACGGACAAGGAAAAGTTTCTGATGAAAATTTCCTCAATCTAG
- the LOC129265202 gene encoding uncharacterized protein LOC129265202 isoform X3, with protein sequence MAFLGQFYFQNREDNILNFTITYPADQCCYRLVIFDESYGQWGSIRPNEDRLTCRGKIDKVKDLEYKIKLTGLDPTCQLITDDIGFKWLVCQDTITFESRQRPQHYFVQLANCRSNRKGLRNVSYTLHMTNGKDGLWTEFAENQKFMMETDLAFFLGYVAMTIVATRFRYVLSLRKLLHLTYRLFYSSLFFKTVCLLLLNIDLSRFARTGLEMTKMQDAAEVFSWLSTVFFVCVLLLVSKGFSITRAQISLPGTVKTVCFCFIYLTFYTIVFFDQRVLLDPQDTITSMTSLSASGLIGLKFTGAIIFVYGCMVTIKNHPRKVPFYLPFAIFFSVWFVAEPTYRLLSLYVYPVLKSPNIWNGIDLALSFAGHAYFLYLTRPDRLNKLFPFHLRAGKVSFRDIDENVEDLYAPSKDFYFVFQTGKKSNTRTGPALTIPEEPQHFETPVVAFNAPSEECLAVLPRPSLPDIPTVSATVDLSYRTPSPVIPTVSGTVQKQTPATSSVFVSMPSVMARQSFKITPAGSPTCKVRMEQIHEEDRTAVEISTASVPNGGFFVFCVQKQPDTGTSLVYDSISKEHKDTLQSDEKLVAPKGGYSIFSVNKRPDTPSSSKNTGMDVTDQTQTNSVNKKQSSGKNACNFLPRITPSIESTLSSSSYTIKGSDSDAKLANFPLENLPATCKPYQHQEPLKTKARYESVYDAGSDDKVNETLAGENPKQMAIRSVDDSVFQPKDTDETECYSQVNGGTKVRLISVRPAQHANSPLMTNGESDSDSEVPEIQSQNNSGTPNVRLIQVKPANDPYVKIATTRQSRPADQALEKKSSTKECNNTVSSARFITVKSVHEPLPTLANRVSAALVQKALDATNETVPEIKSVSDDITISQPESSSLATNDVLQIKNLGPVVDSQTSPWSNQRAKSPTTDKEKFLMKISSI encoded by the exons ATGGCCTTCCTTGGGcaattttatttccaaaacagGGAAGACAACATCCTAAACTTCACTATCACATACCCCGCT GACCAATGCTGCTATCGACTCGTCATCTTTGATGAAAGCTATGGACAGTGGGGAAGTATACGACCGAACGAAGATAGACTg ACCTGTCGGGGTAAAATCGATAAGGTGAAGGATCttgaatataaaattaaatTGACTGGCCTTGATCCTACTTGTCAGTTGATCACTGATGACATTGGTTTCAAA TGGCTTGTTTGTCAAGATACCATCACCTTCGAATCCCGACAGCGACCACAGCACTACTTCGTTCAGTTGGCAAATTGTAGGAGTAATCGAAAGGGGTTAAGGAACGTCTCGTACACCTTACATATGACCAATGGGAAAGATGGACTCTGGACGGAATTTGCAGAGAACCAGAAGT TCATGATGGAGACTGACTTGGCCTTCTTTCTTGGATACGTGGCGATGACTATCGTGGCTACTCGATTCAGAT ACGTCTTGTCGCTGAGGAAACTACTGCACCTAACCTATCGGTTATTCTACAGCAGTCTGTTCTTCAAGACAGTGTGTCTTCTACTCCTAAACATCGATTTATCGAGGTTTGCCCGGACCGGACTTGAAATGACTAAGATGCAAGACGCTG ctgagGTTTTCTCGTGGCTGTCTACGGTTTTCTTTGTGTGTGTTCTGCTGCTTGTGTCAAAGGGGTTCTCTATCACCAG agCTCAGATAAGCCTACCTGGAACAGTGAAGACGGTATGTTTTTGTTTCATCTACTTGACATTCTACACAATCGTCTTCTTTGACCAACGTGTGCTCCTGGACCCCCAAGACACCATTACTAGTATGACGTCACTATCAGCAAGCGGTTTGATTGGCTTAAAGTTTACAG GCGCTATCATATTCGTATACGGCTGTATGGTAACAATCAAGAACCACCCAAGAAAGGTGCCCTTCTATTTACCATTCGCTATCTTCTTTAGTGTTTGGTTTGTAGCTGAGCCTACCTATCGACTTTTATCCTTGTACGTCTACCCAGTTCTGAAAAG TCCGAATATCTGGAATGGGATTGACCTGGCTTTGTCTTTTGCTGGACATGCATATTTCCTGTATTTAACGCGACCGGACCGTCTAAATAAATTGTTCCCTTTCCATCTGCGAGCAGGCAAG GTTTCTTTCCGTGATATCGATGAGAACGTAGAAGATCTCTATGCTCCTTCGAAGGACTTTTATTTCGTTTTCCAAACTGGAAAGAAATCGAATACCAGAACTGGACCGGCATTGACTATTCCCGAAGAACCCCAGCACTTCGAAACACCTGTG GTGGCTTTCAACGCACCTTCTGAAGAGTGCCTGGCTGTTCTTCCTCGACCATCCTTACCTGACATACCAACCGTGTCTGCTACTGTCGACCTATCGTACCGAACACCTTCACCGGTTATACCAACGGTATCTGGTACTGTCCAGAAACAGACACCTGCAACGTCCTCGGTATTTGTTTCCATGCCTTCCGTAATGGCTAGGCAGTCATTTAAGATCACTCCTGCTGGCTCACCAACCTGTAAGGTACGCATGGAACAAATTCATGAGGAAGACAGGACGGCAGTTGAGATATCCACG GCTTCTGTTCCTAATGGAGGGTTCTTTGTATTTTGCGTCCAGAAACAACCG GACACTGGAACTTCTCTTGTATATGATTCCATCTCAAAGGAACACAAGGATACATTACAATCTGACGAAAAG CTTGTTGCTCCAAAAGGAGGATATTCTATCTTCTCTGTGAACAAGCGACCG GACACACCGTCTTCTTCCAAGAACACTGGCATGGATGTAACGGATCAAACACAGACCAATTCTGTGAACAAG AAGCAATCCAGTGGTAAGAATGCTTGCAACTTCCTGCCAAGGATCACACCATCCATCGAATCCACTTTGTCATCTTCTTCTTACACCATCAAAGGATCCGACTCTGATGCCAAACTGGCCAACTTTCCTCTGGAGAACCTGCCAGCGACTTGCAAACCCTATCAACATCAAGAGCCTCTGAAGACCAAGGCCCGTTATGAATCTGTATATGATGCGGGATCTGATGATAAGGTGAATGAGACCTTGGCTGGTGAGAATCCGAAACAGATGGCCATCAGATCAGTGGATGACTCTGTCTTTCAACCTAAAGACACAGATGAAACCGAATGTTATAGCCAGGTCAACGGCGGCACCAAAGTGAGGCTAATTAGCGTGCGACCAGCTCAACATGCCAACTCGCCGTTAATGACCAATGGAGAATCCGATTCTGATTCTGAGGTACCTGAGATCCAAAGCCAGAATAACAGCGGCACTCCAAATGTGAGGTTAATTCAAGTAAAACCGGCCAACGACCCATACGTGAAGATCGCTACTACCAGGCAATCTAGACCTGCCGATCAAGCTTTGGAGAAGAAGAGTTCAACTAAGGAATGCAACAACACCGTCAGCAGTGCACGCTTCATCACCGTAAAATCAGTGCACGAGCCTCTGCCAACCTTGGCTAATCGTGTATCTGCTGCTCTAGTCCAGAAAGCCCTTGATGCTACGAATGAGACCGTCCCAGAAATAAAATCAGTTTCTGACGATATTACAATCTCCCAGCCAGAGTCTTCTTCCTTGGCAACGAATGACGTGCTCCAGATCAAGAATCTCGGACCTGTTGTAGATTCTCAAACGAGCCCCTGGAGCAATCAAAGAGCCAAGTCACCAACAACGGACAAGGAAAAGTTTCTGATGAAAATTTCCTCAATCTAG